A single region of the Silene latifolia isolate original U9 population chromosome 8, ASM4854445v1, whole genome shotgun sequence genome encodes:
- the LOC141594014 gene encoding transcription elongation factor 1 homolog, with product MGKRKSRAKPAPRKRMDKLDTVFCCPFCNHGASVECTIDMKDMTGLAECGICQERFLTSATALTEPIDIYSEWIDECERVNTVEGDAE from the exons ATGGGAAAGAGAAAGTCTAGGGCAAAGCCAGCTCCAAGGAAGAGGATGGATAAGCTTGACACTGTTTTCTGTTGCCCTTTCTGTAATCACGGGGCTAGCGTAGAGTGCACCAT TGATATGAAGGACATGACTGGCCTAGCAGAATGCGGGATATGCCAGGAACGTTTTTTGACTTCCGCCACAGCATTAACTGAACCCATTGACAT ATACAGTGAATGGATTGATGAATGTGAGCGAGTCAACACCGTGGAAGGCGATGCTGAGTAA